A genomic window from Triticum urartu cultivar G1812 chromosome 7, Tu2.1, whole genome shotgun sequence includes:
- the LOC125524637 gene encoding coatomer subunit beta'-1 isoform X2, translating to MPLRLEIKRKFAQRSERVKSVDLHPTEPWILASLYSGTLCIWDYQTQTMVKSFEVSELPVRSAKFVSRKQWVVAGADDMFIRVYNYNTMDKIKVFEAHTDYIRCVAVHPTLPYVLSSSDDMLIKLWDWDKGWMCTQIFEGHSHYVMQVTFNPKDTNTFASASLDRTTKIWSLGSPDPNFTLDGHQKGVNCVDYFTGGDRPYLITGSDDSTAKVWDYQTKSCVQTLEGHTHNISAVCFHPELPIIITGSEDGTVRIWHSTTYRLENTLNYGLERVWAVGYMKGSRRMVIGYDEGTIMIKMGREVPVASMDASGKIIWAKHNEIQTVNIKTVGANFEATDGERLPLAVKELGSCDLYPQNLKHNPNGRFVVVCGDGEYIIYTALAWRNRSFGSALEFAWSSEGEYAIRESTSRIKIFNKSFQEKKTIRPTFSAERIFGGVLLAMCSSDFICFYDWADCRVIRRIDVTVKNVYWADSGDLVAIASDTSFYILKYNRDVVAAYLEGGKPADEEGAEDAFELLHEVNERVRTGIWVGDCFIYNNSSWRLNYCVGGEVTTMYHLDRPMYLMGYLANQSRVYLIDKEFNVIGYTLLLSLIEYKTLVMRGDLESANEILPSIPKTQYNSVAHFLESRGMLEEALEIATDADYKFDLAVQLGKLEIAKAIAVEAQSESKWKQLGELAMSTGKLEASEECLLQAKDLSGLLLLYSSLGDAEGVEKLASLAKEHGKNNVAFLCLFMLGKLEDCIQLLVDSNRIPEAALMARSYLPSKVSEIVAIWRKDLSKVNPKAADSLADPAEYPNLFEDWQVALTVEQNVASQRGHYPSADEYLNHAEKSDTTLVEAFKRMQVIEEEEPVEALDENGEPDEEVMETEENVDEAVQVDTDQPEETVLVNGNEGEEQWVLTQHDE from the exons atg CCGCTCAGGTTGGAGATCAAG AGGAAGTTCGCGCAGCGGTCCGAGAGGGTCAAGTCGGTGGATCTGCACCCCACGGAGCCATG GATCCTGGCGAGTTTGTACTCGGGGACTCTCTGCATCTGGGACTACCAGACGCAG ACCATGGTGAAATCATTTGAAGTTTCAGAGCTGCCAG tGCGGTCGGCAAAATTTGTGTCAAGGAAACAATGGGTTGTTGCCGGTGCAGATGATATGTTCATTCGTGTCTACAACTACAATACCATGGACAAAATTAAAGTTTTTGAGGCTCATACTGATTACATCAGATGTGTAGCAGTCCATCcaactcttccatatgtgctgtCATCATCTGATGACATGTTGATAAAGCTTTGGGACTGGGACAAAGGGTGGATGTGCACTCAAATCTTTGAGGGGCATTCACACTATGTCATGCAGGTTACTTTCAATCCAAAGGATACTAACACTTTTGCAAGTGCATCTCTCGACCGCACTACAAAG ATATGGAGTTTGGGTTCTCCAGATCCAAATTTTACTCTAGATGGACATCAAAAGGGTGTGAACTGTGTTGATTACTTTACTGGTGGTGACAGACCCTATTTGATTACTGGTTCTGATGACTCCACTGCAAAG GTCTGGGATTACCAAACCAAGAGCTGTGTTCAGACTCTTGAAGGCCATACACACAACATTTCTGCTGTTTGTTTCCATCCTGAGCTTCCTATAATCATTACTGGATCGGAAGATGGGACAGTTCGTATATGGCATTCGACAACTTACAG GCTTGAGAACACACTAAACTATGGCCTTGAGCGAGTCTGGGCTGTTGGATacatgaagggatcaagaag AATGGTGATTGGTTATGATGAGGGAACTATTATGATTAAAATGGGTCGTGAAGTACCAGTAGCAAGTATGGATGCCAGTGGAAAAATCATCTGGGCAAAGCATAATGAGATACAGACTGTGAATATAAAGACTGtcggtgcaaactttgag GCTACAGATGGGGAAAGATTGCCCCTAGCTGTGAAGGAGTTAGGCAGCTGTGATCTTTACCCGCAG AACTTGAAGCATAACCCCAACGGCCGGTTTGTTGTTGTATGCGGAGATGGTGAATACATAATCTATACTGCACTGGCTTGGAGGAACAGATCATTTGGATCCGCGTTAGAGTTCGCTTGGTCATCAGAAGGAGAGTACGCAATCAGAGAAAGTACATCCAGAATAAAGATTTTCAATAAATCATTCCAG GAGAAGAAAACTATCCGTCCTACATTCTCTGCAGAGCGTATCTTTGGTGGGGTACTTTTGGCAATGTGTTCCAGTGACTTTATTTGCTTTTATGACTGGGCTGATTGTAGAGTAATTCGCAGAATTGATGTGACTGTCAAG AACGTCTACTGGGCTGATAGTGGTGACCTAGTTGCAATCGCAAGTGATACATCATTCTACATCCTGAAGTACAAT AGAGATGTTGTTGCTGCCTACTTGGAAGGTGGAAAGCCTGCTGACGAGGAAGGCGCTGAAGATGCTTTTGAGTTGCTTCATGAGGTCAATGAGCGGGTGCGAACTGGGATTTGGGTTGGAGACTGTTTTATTTATAACAACTCATCATGGCGCCTAAATTATTGCGTTGGTGGAGAG GTCACCACAATGTATCACTTGGATCGCCCTATGTATTTGATGGGATATCTTGCGAATCAAAGTCGAGTTTATCTTATTGATAAGGAGTTTAA TGTCATTGGGTATACATTACTTCTCAGTTTGATTGAATACAAGACACTTGTGATGCGTGGGGATTTGGAAAGTGCAAATGAGATCTTACCGTCCATACCAAAGACGCAATATAATAG TGTTGCTCATTTCTTGGAGTCCAGAGGAATGTTGGAGGAGGCTCTTGAGATAGCCACTGATGCTGATTATAAGTTTGATTTGGCTGTGCAGCTTGGAAAATTAGAAATCGCGAAG GCTATTGCCGTAGAAGCACAAAGCGAATCAAAGTGGAAGCAGCTTGGTGAGCTCGCCATGTCCACCGGGAAG CTTGAGGCATCAGAAGAGTGTCTTCTGCAAGCGAAGGACTTGAGTGGCTTGTTGCTACTATACTCATCTCTCGGAGATGCTGAAGGAGTCGAAAAGCTTGCTTCTCTAGCGAAAGAGCATGGAAAAAACAATGTTGCTTTCCTCTGTCTCTTTATGCTTGGTAAATTGGAAGATTGCATACAATTGCTTGTAGACAG CAATCGTATACCTGAAGCTGCATTAATGGCACGTTCTTATCTTCCCAGCAAAGTTTCAGAGATTGTAGCAATTTGGAGAAAAGACCTCAGCAAA GTTAATCCAAAAGCTGCAGATTCTCTGGCAGATCCTGCTGAGTATCCAAATTTATTTGAGGACTGGCAGGTTGCACTTACTGTAGAACAGAATGTTGCTTCCCAGAG GGGGCACTATCCTTCTGCAGATGAGTACTTGAACCATGCTGAGAAGTCAGACACTACTCTTGTGGAAGCTTTCAAAAGGATGCAGGTCATTGAAGAAGAGGAACCAGTGGAAGCACTGGATGAAAATGGAGAGCCTGATGAAGAG GTAATGGAAACGGAGGAGAACGTGGATGAAGCTGTCCAAGTTGATACGGATCAACCAGAAGAAACCGTTCTTGTAAATGGGAATGAGGGTGAGGAACAGTGGG TGCTAACCCAACATGATGAGTAG
- the LOC125524637 gene encoding coatomer subunit beta'-1 isoform X1 — protein MPLRLEIKRKFAQRSERVKSVDLHPTEPWILASLYSGTLCIWDYQTQTMVKSFEVSELPVRSAKFVSRKQWVVAGADDMFIRVYNYNTMDKIKVFEAHTDYIRCVAVHPTLPYVLSSSDDMLIKLWDWDKGWMCTQIFEGHSHYVMQVTFNPKDTNTFASASLDRTTKIWSLGSPDPNFTLDGHQKGVNCVDYFTGGDRPYLITGSDDSTAKVWDYQTKSCVQTLEGHTHNISAVCFHPELPIIITGSEDGTVRIWHSTTYRLENTLNYGLERVWAVGYMKGSRRMVIGYDEGTIMIKMGREVPVASMDASGKIIWAKHNEIQTVNIKTVGANFEATDGERLPLAVKELGSCDLYPQNLKHNPNGRFVVVCGDGEYIIYTALAWRNRSFGSALEFAWSSEGEYAIRESTSRIKIFNKSFQEKKTIRPTFSAERIFGGVLLAMCSSDFICFYDWADCRVIRRIDVTVKNVYWADSGDLVAIASDTSFYILKYNRDVVAAYLEGGKPADEEGAEDAFELLHEVNERVRTGIWVGDCFIYNNSSWRLNYCVGGEVTTMYHLDRPMYLMGYLANQSRVYLIDKEFNVIGYTLLLSLIEYKTLVMRGDLESANEILPSIPKTQYNSVAHFLESRGMLEEALEIATDADYKFDLAVQLGKLEIAKAIAVEAQSESKWKQLGELAMSTGKLEASEECLLQAKDLSGLLLLYSSLGDAEGVEKLASLAKEHGKNNVAFLCLFMLGKLEDCIQLLVDSNRIPEAALMARSYLPSKVSEIVAIWRKDLSKVNPKAADSLADPAEYPNLFEDWQVALTVEQNVASQRGHYPSADEYLNHAEKSDTTLVEAFKRMQVIEEEEPVEALDENGEPDEEVMETEENVDEAVQVDTDQPEETVLVNGNEGEEQWGTNNEGTSPA, from the exons atg CCGCTCAGGTTGGAGATCAAG AGGAAGTTCGCGCAGCGGTCCGAGAGGGTCAAGTCGGTGGATCTGCACCCCACGGAGCCATG GATCCTGGCGAGTTTGTACTCGGGGACTCTCTGCATCTGGGACTACCAGACGCAG ACCATGGTGAAATCATTTGAAGTTTCAGAGCTGCCAG tGCGGTCGGCAAAATTTGTGTCAAGGAAACAATGGGTTGTTGCCGGTGCAGATGATATGTTCATTCGTGTCTACAACTACAATACCATGGACAAAATTAAAGTTTTTGAGGCTCATACTGATTACATCAGATGTGTAGCAGTCCATCcaactcttccatatgtgctgtCATCATCTGATGACATGTTGATAAAGCTTTGGGACTGGGACAAAGGGTGGATGTGCACTCAAATCTTTGAGGGGCATTCACACTATGTCATGCAGGTTACTTTCAATCCAAAGGATACTAACACTTTTGCAAGTGCATCTCTCGACCGCACTACAAAG ATATGGAGTTTGGGTTCTCCAGATCCAAATTTTACTCTAGATGGACATCAAAAGGGTGTGAACTGTGTTGATTACTTTACTGGTGGTGACAGACCCTATTTGATTACTGGTTCTGATGACTCCACTGCAAAG GTCTGGGATTACCAAACCAAGAGCTGTGTTCAGACTCTTGAAGGCCATACACACAACATTTCTGCTGTTTGTTTCCATCCTGAGCTTCCTATAATCATTACTGGATCGGAAGATGGGACAGTTCGTATATGGCATTCGACAACTTACAG GCTTGAGAACACACTAAACTATGGCCTTGAGCGAGTCTGGGCTGTTGGATacatgaagggatcaagaag AATGGTGATTGGTTATGATGAGGGAACTATTATGATTAAAATGGGTCGTGAAGTACCAGTAGCAAGTATGGATGCCAGTGGAAAAATCATCTGGGCAAAGCATAATGAGATACAGACTGTGAATATAAAGACTGtcggtgcaaactttgag GCTACAGATGGGGAAAGATTGCCCCTAGCTGTGAAGGAGTTAGGCAGCTGTGATCTTTACCCGCAG AACTTGAAGCATAACCCCAACGGCCGGTTTGTTGTTGTATGCGGAGATGGTGAATACATAATCTATACTGCACTGGCTTGGAGGAACAGATCATTTGGATCCGCGTTAGAGTTCGCTTGGTCATCAGAAGGAGAGTACGCAATCAGAGAAAGTACATCCAGAATAAAGATTTTCAATAAATCATTCCAG GAGAAGAAAACTATCCGTCCTACATTCTCTGCAGAGCGTATCTTTGGTGGGGTACTTTTGGCAATGTGTTCCAGTGACTTTATTTGCTTTTATGACTGGGCTGATTGTAGAGTAATTCGCAGAATTGATGTGACTGTCAAG AACGTCTACTGGGCTGATAGTGGTGACCTAGTTGCAATCGCAAGTGATACATCATTCTACATCCTGAAGTACAAT AGAGATGTTGTTGCTGCCTACTTGGAAGGTGGAAAGCCTGCTGACGAGGAAGGCGCTGAAGATGCTTTTGAGTTGCTTCATGAGGTCAATGAGCGGGTGCGAACTGGGATTTGGGTTGGAGACTGTTTTATTTATAACAACTCATCATGGCGCCTAAATTATTGCGTTGGTGGAGAG GTCACCACAATGTATCACTTGGATCGCCCTATGTATTTGATGGGATATCTTGCGAATCAAAGTCGAGTTTATCTTATTGATAAGGAGTTTAA TGTCATTGGGTATACATTACTTCTCAGTTTGATTGAATACAAGACACTTGTGATGCGTGGGGATTTGGAAAGTGCAAATGAGATCTTACCGTCCATACCAAAGACGCAATATAATAG TGTTGCTCATTTCTTGGAGTCCAGAGGAATGTTGGAGGAGGCTCTTGAGATAGCCACTGATGCTGATTATAAGTTTGATTTGGCTGTGCAGCTTGGAAAATTAGAAATCGCGAAG GCTATTGCCGTAGAAGCACAAAGCGAATCAAAGTGGAAGCAGCTTGGTGAGCTCGCCATGTCCACCGGGAAG CTTGAGGCATCAGAAGAGTGTCTTCTGCAAGCGAAGGACTTGAGTGGCTTGTTGCTACTATACTCATCTCTCGGAGATGCTGAAGGAGTCGAAAAGCTTGCTTCTCTAGCGAAAGAGCATGGAAAAAACAATGTTGCTTTCCTCTGTCTCTTTATGCTTGGTAAATTGGAAGATTGCATACAATTGCTTGTAGACAG CAATCGTATACCTGAAGCTGCATTAATGGCACGTTCTTATCTTCCCAGCAAAGTTTCAGAGATTGTAGCAATTTGGAGAAAAGACCTCAGCAAA GTTAATCCAAAAGCTGCAGATTCTCTGGCAGATCCTGCTGAGTATCCAAATTTATTTGAGGACTGGCAGGTTGCACTTACTGTAGAACAGAATGTTGCTTCCCAGAG GGGGCACTATCCTTCTGCAGATGAGTACTTGAACCATGCTGAGAAGTCAGACACTACTCTTGTGGAAGCTTTCAAAAGGATGCAGGTCATTGAAGAAGAGGAACCAGTGGAAGCACTGGATGAAAATGGAGAGCCTGATGAAGAG GTAATGGAAACGGAGGAGAACGTGGATGAAGCTGTCCAAGTTGATACGGATCAACCAGAAGAAACCGTTCTTGTAAATGGGAATGAGGGTGAGGAACAGTGGGGTACGAACAATGAAGGAACTTCGCCAGCCTAA
- the LOC125524637 gene encoding coatomer subunit beta'-1 isoform X3 produces MPLRLEIKRKFAQRSERVKSVDLHPTEPWILASLYSGTLCIWDYQTQTMVKSFEVSELPVRSAKFVSRKQWVVAGADDMFIRVYNYNTMDKIKVFEAHTDYIRCVAVHPTLPYVLSSSDDMLIKLWDWDKGWMCTQIFEGHSHYVMQVTFNPKDTNTFASASLDRTTKIWSLGSPDPNFTLDGHQKGVNCVDYFTGGDRPYLITGSDDSTAKVWDYQTKSCVQTLEGHTHNISAVCFHPELPIIITGSEDGTVRIWHSTTYRLENTLNYGLERVWAVGYMKGSRRMVIGYDEGTIMIKMGREVPVASMDASGKIIWAKHNEIQTVNIKTVGANFEATDGERLPLAVKELGSCDLYPQNLKHNPNGRFVVVCGDGEYIIYTALAWRNRSFGSALEFAWSSEGEYAIRESTSRIKIFNKSFQEKKTIRPTFSAERIFGGVLLAMCSSDFICFYDWADCRVIRRIDVTVKNVYWADSGDLVAIASDTSFYILKYNRDVVAAYLEGGKPADEEGAEDAFELLHEVNERVRTGIWVGDCFIYNNSSWRLNYCVGGEVTTMYHLDRPMYLMGYLANQSRVYLIDKEFNVIGYTLLLSLIEYKTLVMRGDLESANEILPSIPKTQYNSVAHFLESRGMLEEALEIATDADYKFDLAVQLGKLEIAKAIAVEAQSESKWKQLGELAMSTGKLEASEECLLQAKDLSGLLLLYSSLGDAEGVEKLASLAKEHGKNNVAFLCLFMLGKLEDCIQLLVDSNRIPEAALMARSYLPSKVSEIVAIWRKDLSKVNPKAADSLADPAEYPNLFEDWQVALTVEQNVASQRGHYPSADEYLNHAEKSDTTLVEAFKRMQVIEEEEPVEALDENGEPDEEVMETEENVDEAVQVDTDQPEETVLVNGNEVLTQHDE; encoded by the exons atg CCGCTCAGGTTGGAGATCAAG AGGAAGTTCGCGCAGCGGTCCGAGAGGGTCAAGTCGGTGGATCTGCACCCCACGGAGCCATG GATCCTGGCGAGTTTGTACTCGGGGACTCTCTGCATCTGGGACTACCAGACGCAG ACCATGGTGAAATCATTTGAAGTTTCAGAGCTGCCAG tGCGGTCGGCAAAATTTGTGTCAAGGAAACAATGGGTTGTTGCCGGTGCAGATGATATGTTCATTCGTGTCTACAACTACAATACCATGGACAAAATTAAAGTTTTTGAGGCTCATACTGATTACATCAGATGTGTAGCAGTCCATCcaactcttccatatgtgctgtCATCATCTGATGACATGTTGATAAAGCTTTGGGACTGGGACAAAGGGTGGATGTGCACTCAAATCTTTGAGGGGCATTCACACTATGTCATGCAGGTTACTTTCAATCCAAAGGATACTAACACTTTTGCAAGTGCATCTCTCGACCGCACTACAAAG ATATGGAGTTTGGGTTCTCCAGATCCAAATTTTACTCTAGATGGACATCAAAAGGGTGTGAACTGTGTTGATTACTTTACTGGTGGTGACAGACCCTATTTGATTACTGGTTCTGATGACTCCACTGCAAAG GTCTGGGATTACCAAACCAAGAGCTGTGTTCAGACTCTTGAAGGCCATACACACAACATTTCTGCTGTTTGTTTCCATCCTGAGCTTCCTATAATCATTACTGGATCGGAAGATGGGACAGTTCGTATATGGCATTCGACAACTTACAG GCTTGAGAACACACTAAACTATGGCCTTGAGCGAGTCTGGGCTGTTGGATacatgaagggatcaagaag AATGGTGATTGGTTATGATGAGGGAACTATTATGATTAAAATGGGTCGTGAAGTACCAGTAGCAAGTATGGATGCCAGTGGAAAAATCATCTGGGCAAAGCATAATGAGATACAGACTGTGAATATAAAGACTGtcggtgcaaactttgag GCTACAGATGGGGAAAGATTGCCCCTAGCTGTGAAGGAGTTAGGCAGCTGTGATCTTTACCCGCAG AACTTGAAGCATAACCCCAACGGCCGGTTTGTTGTTGTATGCGGAGATGGTGAATACATAATCTATACTGCACTGGCTTGGAGGAACAGATCATTTGGATCCGCGTTAGAGTTCGCTTGGTCATCAGAAGGAGAGTACGCAATCAGAGAAAGTACATCCAGAATAAAGATTTTCAATAAATCATTCCAG GAGAAGAAAACTATCCGTCCTACATTCTCTGCAGAGCGTATCTTTGGTGGGGTACTTTTGGCAATGTGTTCCAGTGACTTTATTTGCTTTTATGACTGGGCTGATTGTAGAGTAATTCGCAGAATTGATGTGACTGTCAAG AACGTCTACTGGGCTGATAGTGGTGACCTAGTTGCAATCGCAAGTGATACATCATTCTACATCCTGAAGTACAAT AGAGATGTTGTTGCTGCCTACTTGGAAGGTGGAAAGCCTGCTGACGAGGAAGGCGCTGAAGATGCTTTTGAGTTGCTTCATGAGGTCAATGAGCGGGTGCGAACTGGGATTTGGGTTGGAGACTGTTTTATTTATAACAACTCATCATGGCGCCTAAATTATTGCGTTGGTGGAGAG GTCACCACAATGTATCACTTGGATCGCCCTATGTATTTGATGGGATATCTTGCGAATCAAAGTCGAGTTTATCTTATTGATAAGGAGTTTAA TGTCATTGGGTATACATTACTTCTCAGTTTGATTGAATACAAGACACTTGTGATGCGTGGGGATTTGGAAAGTGCAAATGAGATCTTACCGTCCATACCAAAGACGCAATATAATAG TGTTGCTCATTTCTTGGAGTCCAGAGGAATGTTGGAGGAGGCTCTTGAGATAGCCACTGATGCTGATTATAAGTTTGATTTGGCTGTGCAGCTTGGAAAATTAGAAATCGCGAAG GCTATTGCCGTAGAAGCACAAAGCGAATCAAAGTGGAAGCAGCTTGGTGAGCTCGCCATGTCCACCGGGAAG CTTGAGGCATCAGAAGAGTGTCTTCTGCAAGCGAAGGACTTGAGTGGCTTGTTGCTACTATACTCATCTCTCGGAGATGCTGAAGGAGTCGAAAAGCTTGCTTCTCTAGCGAAAGAGCATGGAAAAAACAATGTTGCTTTCCTCTGTCTCTTTATGCTTGGTAAATTGGAAGATTGCATACAATTGCTTGTAGACAG CAATCGTATACCTGAAGCTGCATTAATGGCACGTTCTTATCTTCCCAGCAAAGTTTCAGAGATTGTAGCAATTTGGAGAAAAGACCTCAGCAAA GTTAATCCAAAAGCTGCAGATTCTCTGGCAGATCCTGCTGAGTATCCAAATTTATTTGAGGACTGGCAGGTTGCACTTACTGTAGAACAGAATGTTGCTTCCCAGAG GGGGCACTATCCTTCTGCAGATGAGTACTTGAACCATGCTGAGAAGTCAGACACTACTCTTGTGGAAGCTTTCAAAAGGATGCAGGTCATTGAAGAAGAGGAACCAGTGGAAGCACTGGATGAAAATGGAGAGCCTGATGAAGAG GTAATGGAAACGGAGGAGAACGTGGATGAAGCTGTCCAAGTTGATACGGATCAACCAGAAGAAACCGTTCTTGTAAATGGGAATGAGG TGCTAACCCAACATGATGAGTAG